One segment of Pseudobythopirellula maris DNA contains the following:
- a CDS encoding BON domain-containing protein encodes MSIKALRAIAFAAALVVAPCCWGQSSRTGSGGGFGASGSTGFGQSSGGFGTSGFGSSGSSLSGFGSSGFGQSGGLGQSGFGQSGFGQSGFGQSGLGQSGAGGQGAFIGRSGDSMQSLMQSMGQGANNFLNRFENTVNSALNRGDANNAEQPRPQVRVKLNVAFTTPASAMPAADMVVGEVSERYELRGLDGANVELTDRTAVLTGEVATADERLLAEKMLAIEPGVSQVVNQLTVRGEAEAVPAPGAE; translated from the coding sequence ATGAGCATCAAAGCCCTACGAGCGATCGCTTTCGCCGCGGCCCTGGTGGTCGCCCCCTGCTGCTGGGGGCAATCGTCGCGTACGGGCTCGGGCGGCGGGTTCGGCGCGAGCGGCTCCACCGGTTTCGGCCAATCGAGCGGCGGATTTGGAACGTCGGGTTTTGGCTCCTCGGGATCGAGCCTGTCGGGCTTTGGATCCTCCGGGTTCGGCCAGTCGGGCGGTTTGGGTCAGTCCGGCTTCGGCCAATCAGGATTTGGCCAATCGGGCTTCGGTCAGAGCGGGTTGGGCCAGAGCGGCGCCGGCGGCCAAGGGGCGTTCATCGGCCGCAGCGGCGACTCGATGCAGTCGCTCATGCAGAGCATGGGCCAAGGCGCTAACAACTTCCTGAACCGCTTTGAGAACACGGTCAACAGCGCGCTCAACCGCGGCGACGCCAACAACGCCGAGCAGCCCCGGCCGCAGGTGCGGGTGAAGCTCAACGTGGCGTTCACTACGCCCGCGTCGGCCATGCCCGCAGCCGACATGGTGGTCGGCGAAGTCTCCGAGCGTTACGAGCTGCGCGGCCTCGACGGCGCGAACGTCGAGCTGACCGACCGCACGGCGGTGCTCACGGGCGAGGTGGCCACGGCTGACGAGCGGCTGCTCGCCGAGAAGATGCTCGCCATCGAGCCGGGCGTTTCGCAGGTCGTCAACCAACTGACCGTGCGTGGCGAAGCCGAGGCAGTCCCCGCGCCCGGGGCGGAGTGA
- a CDS encoding mechanosensitive ion channel domain-containing protein has translation MWLYAAVLVVVGLSWGAAPRVAQGQEPSAETAPLPSAAADDSGITVDRLEQLVAEAEQNAALDEETRKQVAGVYRSALAELQAAAAHASRGESFAADAQSAMARAEEAKQKIEELKSKEPTIESDGSLTDLEQQLAKLELTLANRKKARTAAAAESQTRVQRRKEIRARTVALEELLTDLQNEKTQLSASEPGPVTMARRALVEARTKSAEEELPTLERELLKYDAEEAAGLVRLGVDLTTLQAGFTEKRIAMLQERVNSEREADAARSVREARESAVAVDPMLRSLAERNQQLTETSKEVVDSLALAKSELKATTAVLDEFRQQYERTHEKEEQVGLTSSIGALLRKQRTALPEVSELRAAVASRQSIINEIQYELFEYEEERDDLAALGSRSNGSLADSDTQDAAGAEFEAASQELLEKKREYLDTLIYNTSQYFDTLVDLNITDLRLVKLAEEYERFIDERVLWIRSGRLLSLDEGLDESDAWLLSPLKWSELTKRLLADTSRNWALYCTAGLVFVVLLARRRNHRRAVLDAGVQAQKSTCRSLEPTARALALTAVVAMLWPLVGVFLGWRLSEAALGSPFTRAVGVGLLYLSALAAPLEFFRQVCRPRGLGEAHFGWNEGNTKQIRKELRWFLTMGGPFAFVTATIMASDPSHSRGALERCSFFVGMVIVATLIYRLLRPSGVVREYLKHRQEGWINRLRHFWITACVGLPLLLATLAIWGYYYTAKVLAWRLFVTCFFAMVLVVSRAVLFRMLLLRRRFLSMEQARKRAADQQEAGSNIAGIVAEDPTSDITAQNVQAMRLLSTGLYAVSLVGMWLIWSPVLPALSRLDEYVLWTTGSDYPVAAAPADSAESEPSLTPGAPMPMPATARGYQAGDKTVVAVSDLAAAILVAFVTFVLARNGPGLLEMSVLRQLPFDASVRYAITTLVSYIIVLVGVIIAFSTIGLRWSQIQWLVTALTFGLAFGLQEMFANFVSGLIILIERPIRVGDVVTIDDVTGVVSRIRIRATSITNWDRKDYIIPNKEFITGRVLNWTLSDQINRIVVNVGVAYGADTDRARELLLEVANKHPLILKDPPTIVTFEGFGDSSLSFVMRTYLPSLENRLEVIHHLHSEIDKAFRREGIEIAFPQLDLHVRSAPPTLSPVPPAAEAADGPADGDAADSGEGKPGDAT, from the coding sequence GTGTGGCTTTACGCCGCTGTGCTCGTCGTCGTGGGGCTGTCGTGGGGCGCCGCGCCACGGGTGGCGCAGGGACAGGAGCCTTCCGCCGAGACGGCCCCGTTGCCGTCAGCCGCGGCAGACGACTCTGGGATCACGGTCGATCGGCTCGAACAGCTCGTTGCCGAAGCCGAGCAGAACGCCGCACTCGACGAAGAGACCCGCAAGCAGGTCGCGGGTGTCTACCGGTCGGCGCTGGCCGAGTTGCAGGCGGCCGCCGCCCACGCCTCCCGGGGCGAGAGCTTCGCCGCCGACGCCCAATCCGCCATGGCTCGGGCCGAAGAGGCCAAGCAGAAGATCGAGGAGCTCAAGTCCAAGGAGCCGACCATCGAGAGCGACGGCTCGCTCACCGACTTGGAGCAGCAACTCGCCAAGCTCGAGCTGACCCTGGCCAACCGCAAGAAGGCCCGCACGGCCGCCGCCGCCGAGTCGCAAACCCGGGTCCAACGGCGCAAGGAGATCCGCGCCCGGACAGTCGCCCTCGAGGAGCTGCTCACCGATCTGCAGAACGAGAAGACCCAGCTTTCCGCGTCCGAGCCGGGGCCCGTGACGATGGCCCGTCGGGCGCTCGTCGAGGCCCGCACGAAATCGGCCGAGGAGGAGCTGCCCACCCTCGAACGCGAACTCTTGAAGTACGACGCCGAGGAGGCGGCCGGCCTGGTGCGGCTGGGCGTCGACCTGACGACCCTGCAGGCCGGATTCACCGAGAAGCGGATCGCCATGCTGCAGGAGCGAGTGAACAGCGAGCGCGAGGCCGACGCCGCGCGTTCGGTGCGTGAGGCCCGCGAGAGCGCCGTGGCCGTCGATCCGATGCTGCGCAGCCTGGCCGAGCGAAACCAGCAACTGACCGAGACCTCCAAAGAGGTGGTCGACTCGCTCGCGTTGGCCAAGAGCGAGCTGAAGGCCACGACGGCCGTGCTTGACGAGTTTCGCCAGCAGTACGAGCGGACCCACGAAAAGGAGGAGCAGGTCGGGCTGACCAGCTCGATCGGCGCGCTGCTGCGCAAGCAGCGTACGGCGTTGCCCGAGGTGAGCGAGCTCCGCGCCGCCGTGGCGAGCCGGCAGTCGATTATCAACGAGATCCAGTACGAACTCTTCGAGTACGAGGAGGAACGCGACGACCTGGCCGCCCTGGGGTCCCGTTCGAACGGATCGCTGGCCGACTCGGACACGCAAGACGCCGCCGGCGCCGAGTTCGAGGCCGCCTCTCAAGAGCTGCTAGAGAAGAAACGCGAGTATCTCGACACGCTGATCTACAACACGAGCCAATACTTCGACACGCTGGTTGACCTGAACATAACCGACTTGCGGCTGGTCAAGCTCGCCGAGGAGTACGAGCGGTTCATCGACGAACGCGTGCTGTGGATCCGCAGCGGGCGGCTGCTGTCGCTCGACGAGGGGCTAGACGAGTCCGACGCGTGGCTCCTCAGCCCGCTCAAGTGGTCCGAGTTGACGAAGCGGCTGCTTGCCGACACGAGCCGCAACTGGGCGCTCTACTGCACGGCGGGGTTGGTGTTCGTCGTGCTGCTAGCGCGCCGTCGCAACCACCGCCGGGCCGTGCTCGATGCGGGCGTGCAGGCGCAGAAATCGACCTGCCGATCGCTCGAACCGACCGCCCGCGCCCTGGCCCTCACGGCGGTGGTGGCGATGCTCTGGCCGCTAGTCGGGGTGTTCCTGGGCTGGCGGCTAAGCGAGGCGGCGCTCGGGTCGCCCTTCACCAGGGCGGTCGGCGTCGGGTTGCTTTACCTCAGCGCGCTCGCGGCGCCGCTCGAGTTCTTCCGCCAAGTCTGCCGGCCGCGTGGGCTGGGCGAGGCCCACTTCGGCTGGAACGAGGGGAACACCAAACAGATCCGCAAGGAGCTGCGTTGGTTCCTCACCATGGGCGGGCCGTTCGCCTTCGTCACGGCCACGATCATGGCGAGCGACCCCAGCCACAGCCGCGGCGCGCTGGAACGCTGCTCTTTCTTCGTCGGCATGGTGATCGTCGCTACGCTGATCTACCGCCTGCTGCGGCCCAGCGGCGTGGTGCGCGAGTACCTAAAGCATCGGCAGGAGGGCTGGATCAACCGCCTCCGACACTTCTGGATCACGGCTTGTGTCGGCTTGCCGCTGCTGCTCGCCACTCTCGCGATCTGGGGCTACTACTACACGGCCAAGGTCTTGGCTTGGCGGCTGTTCGTAACCTGCTTCTTCGCGATGGTGCTGGTCGTCTCGCGGGCCGTGCTTTTCCGCATGCTGCTGTTGCGACGCCGCTTCCTGAGCATGGAACAGGCCCGCAAGCGGGCCGCCGACCAGCAGGAGGCGGGCTCCAACATCGCCGGCATCGTGGCCGAAGACCCCACGTCGGACATCACCGCCCAGAACGTGCAGGCGATGCGTCTGTTGTCGACCGGGCTCTACGCCGTGTCGCTGGTCGGTATGTGGCTTATCTGGTCGCCGGTGCTGCCCGCGCTGAGCCGGCTGGACGAGTACGTGCTGTGGACCACCGGATCGGACTACCCCGTGGCGGCCGCACCCGCCGATTCGGCCGAATCGGAGCCAAGCCTCACGCCGGGCGCCCCGATGCCGATGCCGGCGACCGCGCGCGGCTATCAGGCTGGCGACAAGACCGTGGTTGCGGTCTCGGACTTGGCGGCCGCCATCCTCGTGGCGTTCGTCACGTTCGTGCTCGCGCGCAACGGGCCCGGGCTCCTGGAGATGTCGGTCCTCAGGCAACTGCCGTTCGACGCGTCGGTCCGTTACGCCATCACCACGCTGGTGAGTTACATCATCGTGCTGGTGGGAGTGATCATCGCCTTCTCGACGATCGGCCTACGCTGGTCGCAGATCCAGTGGCTGGTCACGGCCCTGACGTTTGGCTTGGCTTTCGGCCTGCAGGAGATGTTCGCCAACTTCGTCTCGGGGCTCATCATCCTCATCGAGCGGCCGATCCGCGTGGGCGACGTGGTGACGATCGACGACGTGACGGGCGTGGTCTCGCGCATCCGCATCCGCGCCACCTCGATCACCAACTGGGACCGCAAGGACTACATCATCCCCAACAAGGAGTTCATCACCGGCCGGGTGCTGAACTGGACCCTCTCGGACCAGATCAATCGCATCGTGGTGAACGTGGGAGTCGCCTACGGCGCCGACACCGACCGCGCCCGCGAGCTGCTGCTCGAGGTGGCCAACAAGCACCCATTGATCCTCAAAGACCCGCCGACGATCGTGACCTTCGAGGGCTTCGGCGACAGCTCGCTGAGCTTCGTGATGCGGACCTACCTGCCATCGCTCGAGAACCGGCTGGAGGTGATCCACCACCTGCACAGCGAGATCGACAAGGCGTTCCGCCGCGAGGGGATCGAGATCGCCTTCCCGCAGCTCGACCTGCACGTGCGATCGGCGCCGCCGACGCTGTCGCCCGTCCCCCCCGCTGCAGAAGCAGCAGACGGCCCGGCCGACGGAGACGCCGCGGACTCCGGCGAGGGGAAACCGGGCGACGCGACCTGA
- a CDS encoding YqaE/Pmp3 family membrane protein, with amino-acid sequence MAANAGVEPLDPVKLLLAIFLPPVGVAMEVGLGMHFWINIVLTLFGFIPGIVHAVYVIFSR; translated from the coding sequence ATGGCCGCCAACGCTGGTGTAGAACCGCTCGACCCTGTCAAGCTCTTGCTCGCCATCTTCCTGCCGCCCGTAGGCGTGGCGATGGAGGTTGGTCTCGGAATGCACTTCTGGATCAACATCGTGCTCACGCTGTTCGGCTTTATCCCGGGCATCGTCCATGCGGTCTACGTGATCTTCTCTCGTTGA
- a CDS encoding secretin N-terminal domain-containing protein, giving the protein MNARRFAFLAVRLLALLAAFGPGRDAMAQPSFGGPARGSTAGQPAASTLEAYPVSQERRATIDQWRRGLRAPQRAVWDERTGQLLLFGPPAVHAEARAMLAAPVAAPVGPADPRQATRMAAPAGEIRLLTLTPEVLHQRLQALGDRPVRASWDRDRRWLSFPVRLGQGGGVNVHAEAGSGVVRLEGAADEVAAWRTVIESIDVAGTQQDAAVRLVATGDEQEGRVRQVLQMLEEGSTRTPAMNAALAQPGPNDQDDAGDESSTLRLAESDGNTESGAAEGGDLAEEEGSLLGPVQTVFVDGLDVILLRGNEQDVERVQRIIEQIQDLSATTTPEIRVYPLRNVDSESIGRVLVKVYAEALQERAGTLSITPLAKPNALLLIGREENVDLAIGLVEQLDLPVESATGFEAFPLKNASATEAKTLIDDFLARPEGEGGDDDAAASLAPRATVVADARSNTLLVNAGPRDMANIRELIRRIDIAGSAAVDEVRVFPLKNSLAEELAEVVRTAITPTSGDDDTGRVGGLRLNAPAGALGDAVKRRLETGVLTGVRVAADNRANALIVTAPADAMDLIQALIEQLDRSPDAQAQLKVFTVANGDAQSLTDMLRALFGEEDDEEGGFGSGGLVRMNFSVDERTNSILAAGTTEDLAVVEAILLKLDDSKVRERNTEVYRLKNAQADVVAEAINQLIQTELQAEDDAQLTISPFERIEREVVVVPDTATNFLIVSSTPRYADRIRRLVDELDERPPLVMIQVMIAELALGNTDEFGVELGLQDSLLFDRSLLSNLETVSTTTQTAGNEQVTTETIVAADLTPGFNFNNQPLGNAGSAQSLATAGTVAAQALSNFALGRVNSELDFGGFVFSASSNSLNFLLRALQETRRLEVLSRPQIVTLDGTEGNVQVGARVPRITSVQNTELGQTNSIVYEDVGIILGVLPRVSPDGQVTMLVNAEKSEVGEEEDGIAISVSATGQVIRAPQIKSTRAQTTVSAMSGQTIVLSGLLTKRTFDVHRRVPILADIPLLGDLFRYDGVEEARTELLIIMTPRVIRNELDAEMLKQVESSRMTWVLGDVVQMHGPSGLRGRCDEWGDGDCEACYPSQMPLEGELMPIDSYQPATPTEPQPTQAPALGFSPVSYDSAVSSQESSAPRRLPLLDGSAPTATRP; this is encoded by the coding sequence ATGAACGCGAGGCGTTTCGCCTTCTTGGCCGTGCGGTTGCTGGCGTTGCTGGCGGCGTTTGGCCCCGGGCGTGACGCCATGGCTCAGCCTTCGTTCGGCGGCCCCGCCCGTGGGAGCACGGCGGGCCAGCCGGCCGCCTCCACGCTCGAGGCCTACCCGGTTTCGCAAGAACGCCGCGCGACGATCGACCAGTGGCGTCGCGGCTTGCGGGCCCCGCAGCGCGCCGTTTGGGACGAACGCACCGGCCAGCTGTTGCTGTTCGGTCCGCCGGCGGTCCACGCCGAAGCGCGGGCGATGCTCGCCGCTCCGGTCGCGGCGCCCGTCGGCCCGGCTGATCCGAGGCAGGCGACGCGCATGGCGGCGCCGGCCGGCGAGATCAGGTTGCTCACTCTCACTCCCGAGGTGCTTCACCAACGATTGCAAGCGTTGGGCGACCGCCCGGTGCGGGCCTCGTGGGACCGCGATCGCCGCTGGCTTTCGTTCCCCGTGCGACTCGGCCAGGGGGGCGGGGTGAACGTCCACGCCGAGGCGGGCAGCGGCGTCGTGCGTCTTGAAGGCGCCGCCGACGAGGTCGCCGCCTGGCGCACCGTGATCGAATCGATCGACGTCGCCGGTACCCAGCAAGACGCCGCCGTGCGGCTGGTCGCCACCGGCGACGAGCAAGAGGGCCGCGTGCGGCAGGTCTTGCAGATGCTCGAAGAGGGCTCGACTCGCACGCCGGCCATGAACGCCGCCCTCGCCCAACCCGGCCCCAACGACCAAGACGACGCCGGGGACGAAAGCTCGACCCTGCGGCTGGCCGAGAGCGACGGAAACACAGAGAGTGGGGCCGCCGAAGGCGGCGACCTCGCCGAAGAGGAGGGCTCATTACTGGGCCCGGTGCAAACGGTCTTTGTCGACGGCCTGGACGTGATCTTGCTGCGCGGCAACGAGCAAGACGTGGAACGCGTGCAGCGGATTATCGAACAAATCCAAGACCTCAGCGCAACCACGACCCCCGAGATCCGTGTCTACCCATTGCGGAACGTCGACAGCGAGTCGATCGGCCGCGTGCTGGTGAAGGTTTACGCCGAAGCGCTGCAAGAGCGCGCCGGCACGCTGAGCATCACGCCGCTCGCCAAGCCGAACGCGCTCTTGCTGATCGGCCGTGAGGAGAACGTCGACCTGGCGATCGGTCTGGTCGAGCAGCTCGACCTGCCGGTCGAATCGGCCACCGGTTTCGAGGCTTTCCCGCTGAAGAACGCTTCGGCGACCGAGGCGAAGACCCTGATCGACGACTTCCTGGCCCGGCCCGAGGGCGAGGGCGGCGACGACGACGCCGCGGCGAGTCTCGCGCCACGCGCCACCGTCGTGGCCGACGCCCGCAGCAACACGCTGCTGGTGAACGCCGGGCCGCGTGACATGGCGAACATCCGCGAGCTGATCCGCCGCATCGACATCGCCGGCTCGGCCGCCGTGGACGAGGTGCGGGTCTTCCCGCTGAAGAACTCGCTGGCCGAGGAGCTGGCCGAGGTAGTCCGCACGGCGATCACGCCCACGAGCGGCGACGACGACACGGGCCGCGTGGGCGGGCTGAGGCTCAACGCCCCGGCCGGTGCGCTCGGCGACGCCGTCAAGCGACGCCTCGAGACGGGGGTGCTCACCGGCGTGCGGGTGGCGGCCGACAACCGTGCGAACGCCCTGATCGTCACGGCCCCGGCCGACGCGATGGACCTGATCCAAGCCTTGATCGAGCAGCTCGACCGCTCGCCCGACGCCCAGGCGCAGCTCAAGGTGTTCACCGTGGCCAACGGCGACGCCCAGAGCCTCACCGACATGCTCCGCGCCCTGTTCGGCGAGGAAGACGACGAGGAAGGGGGCTTCGGCTCGGGCGGCCTGGTGCGGATGAACTTCTCGGTCGACGAGCGGACCAACAGCATCCTGGCGGCCGGCACGACCGAGGACCTGGCCGTGGTGGAGGCGATCTTGCTGAAGCTCGACGACAGCAAGGTCCGCGAGCGGAACACCGAGGTCTACCGGCTCAAGAACGCCCAGGCCGACGTGGTCGCCGAGGCGATCAACCAGCTGATCCAAACCGAACTGCAGGCCGAGGACGACGCCCAACTGACGATCAGCCCGTTCGAGCGGATCGAACGCGAGGTGGTGGTCGTTCCCGACACCGCGACCAACTTCCTGATCGTCAGCTCCACGCCACGCTACGCCGATCGGATCCGCCGGCTGGTCGACGAACTCGACGAGCGTCCGCCGCTGGTGATGATCCAGGTGATGATCGCCGAGCTGGCGCTCGGCAACACGGACGAGTTCGGCGTTGAGCTCGGCTTGCAGGACTCGCTGCTGTTCGACCGCTCGCTGCTGAGCAACCTGGAAACGGTGAGCACGACCACCCAGACGGCGGGCAACGAGCAGGTCACGACCGAGACGATCGTCGCCGCCGATCTAACTCCCGGCTTCAACTTCAACAACCAGCCGCTCGGCAACGCGGGCAGCGCACAGTCGCTGGCCACGGCCGGCACGGTGGCGGCGCAGGCGTTGTCGAACTTCGCCCTGGGGCGCGTGAACAGCGAGCTCGACTTCGGCGGGTTCGTCTTCTCGGCCAGCAGCAACAGCCTCAACTTCTTGCTGCGGGCCTTGCAGGAGACTCGCCGCCTGGAGGTGCTCAGCCGCCCGCAGATCGTCACGCTCGACGGCACCGAGGGCAACGTGCAGGTCGGCGCCCGCGTGCCGCGCATCACCAGCGTGCAGAACACCGAGCTCGGCCAGACCAACTCGATCGTCTACGAAGACGTCGGCATCATCCTCGGCGTCTTGCCGCGTGTGAGTCCCGACGGGCAAGTCACCATGCTCGTGAACGCCGAGAAGTCGGAAGTCGGCGAGGAGGAGGACGGCATCGCGATCTCGGTCTCGGCCACCGGCCAGGTGATCCGCGCTCCGCAAATCAAGAGCACCCGCGCTCAAACGACCGTCAGCGCCATGTCGGGCCAGACGATCGTGCTGAGCGGTCTGCTCACCAAACGCACGTTCGACGTGCACCGCCGCGTGCCGATCTTGGCCGACATCCCGCTGCTGGGCGACCTGTTCCGCTACGACGGCGTGGAAGAGGCCCGCACCGAGCTCTTGATCATCATGACGCCGCGCGTGATCCGCAACGAGCTCGACGCTGAGATGCTCAAGCAGGTCGAGTCGTCGCGGATGACCTGGGTTTTGGGCGACGTGGTGCAGATGCACGGACCCTCGGGCCTGAGGGGCCGCTGCGACGAATGGGGCGACGGCGACTGCGAGGCGTGCTATCCCTCGCAGATGCCGCTCGAGGGCGAGCTGATGCCGATCGACAGCTACCAGCCGGCGACGCCCACCGAGCCCCAGCCGACGCAGGCGCCCGCCCTCGGCTTCTCGCCGGTGAGCTACGACTCGGCGGTGAGCTCTCAAGAGTCGTCCGCGCCTCGACGCCTGCCGCTGCTTGACGGATCGGCCCCCACCGCCACCCGGCCGTGA
- a CDS encoding PA2169 family four-helix-bundle protein — protein MTTANAVVGLKDETLSKLRELRRLNVDSAKGFEECAAIVKNPTLKDAFTGIARDRREQAEVLATQIEWNDGPEEEDGSYLAAAHRAWLSVRDACTSDSMGTALEEAERGEDVIKDAYEEALKDVVGTPAHDLIAQQHESVKRIHDKVRDLRDQHRAGS, from the coding sequence ATGACTACCGCCAACGCCGTTGTTGGACTGAAGGACGAAACGCTCAGCAAACTCCGTGAGCTACGCCGGCTCAACGTCGACTCGGCGAAAGGTTTTGAGGAGTGTGCGGCGATCGTGAAGAACCCGACCCTCAAAGACGCTTTCACCGGCATCGCGCGCGACCGTCGCGAGCAGGCCGAAGTGCTGGCCACTCAGATCGAGTGGAACGATGGCCCCGAAGAGGAAGACGGCAGCTACCTGGCCGCCGCCCACCGGGCGTGGCTCAGCGTTCGCGACGCGTGCACCAGCGACAGCATGGGCACGGCACTCGAAGAGGCCGAGCGCGGCGAGGACGTCATCAAAGACGCCTACGAAGAGGCGCTCAAGGACGTGGTTGGCACCCCCGCCCACGACCTCATCGCCCAGCAGCACGAATCGGTCAAGCGGATCCACGACAAGGTCCGTGACCTGCGCGATCAGCACCGTGCAGGCAGCTGA